GCTGGTCAGCTGGACGGCGAGCAGCGTGCCCGTCCGCTCGCGGGCCACGATCAGCACCGGGCGGTCCTTGCCGCGGCCGTCGTTCTCCTCGAAGGGCACCCAGGTCCAGACGATCTCGCCGGGATCGGGGTCGCCGTCGTGCTGCGGCGCGTACGCGGTGTGCACCGCGCCGAGGCCGCGCGGCTCCACCTCGAGAGTGGCGGTGGAGCCGTGGCGACCAGGATTTTCCATGTGCGCATCTGTCGGATTGATCACCCGCACAGGCTAGCGACTACTCAGGCGTTGTTGGTGTTCTTGACCAGGGAGATCTCGAACTCGAGCACGATCTTGTCGCTGACCAGGACGCCGCCGGTCTCCAGGGCCGCGTTCCAGGTGATGCCGTAGTCCTTGCGGCTGATCGCGTGCTGGCCCTCGAAGCCCAGGCGCTGGTTGCCGAAGGGGTCGGTGGCGGAGCCCTCGAAGCTGAACGGGACGGTGACCGGCTGCGTCACGCCGCGCACGGTGAGGTCGCCGGCCAGCTCCAGGGTCTCGCCGTCGAAGCGGGCGTCGGTGGAGCGGAAGGTGATGGTCGGGTGGTTGGCGACGTCGAGGAAGTCGTTGGTGCGCAGGTGGCCGTCACGGTCGGCGTTGCGGGTGTCGATGCTGTCGACGTCGATGCTGAGGTCGACCGAGGACTGCTCGGGCTTGTCGGCGTCCACGGTGACCGCGCCGTTGAAGGCGTTGAAGGAGCCGCGGACCTTGGTGACCATCGCGTGGCGGGCGACGAAGCCGATACGGCTGTGGGCCGGGTCGATGGTGTAGGTGCCGGACAGAGCGGGGGTGATGGCGGTGGTGGTCATGATGGCCTCTCCTGGATGGTTGATCCGTCACCTAAAGAGTACCCCTCCTGGATGACATGTCAACCAAAGGAGTAGAATCGGTTCCATGACCACCTCACCGGAGACGACTCCCGACCCCGCCGAAACCCGCTGGCTCAGCCCGGAGGAGCAGCGCGTGTGGCGCAGCTTCCTGCGCATGCAGAAGGAGCTGGACGCGCAGCTCAGCCGCCAGATGCAGACCGAGTCCGAGCTGTCCATGGCCGACTTCTCGGTCCTGGTCGTCCTCACCGACGTGCCGGAGGGCCAGGCGCGCGTGCTGGAGCTGGCGCGCGAGCTCCAGTGGGAGAAGAGCCGGCTCTCCCACCACCTCACCCGCATGGTCAAGCGTGACCTGATCGCCCGCGCCGAGTGCGAGAGCGACGGCCGCGGCTCCTACGTCGTGATCACCGACGCCGGCCGCCAGGCCATCCGCTCCGCCGCGCCGCGCCACGTCGAACTGGTCCGCAAGCTCTTCTTCGACCCCCTGGGGCCGGAGCAGCTCGCACACCTGGGCGAGATATCCGGACGAATTCTCGGGGCCATGGAGGGTTGCCCGGACGCACTCTCGGACAGCTAGTCACCTACGGAGCGCGTGGCAGGCCGTTCCGCCGGGGATGCTCATGGGAAGGAGCGCCGAGGATGGCCCAGAAGAGCGCGGCAAGGAAGCCAGGAGCACGGAGGGTGCCCGGCAGGAAGTCCGCTGCGCCGACTCCGCCCGTGGCGCACCTGGAACGCGAGCGGAAGTACGAGAGCGACGCACCGGGGACACCGCACGTGCCCGTCGGCGCCGATCAGCTGCCCGGCGTCGCGCGCGCCGTCGCCGCCCCGGCCGAACGACTGGACGCGGTCTACCACGACACGCCCGACCGCCGCCTGCTCGCCCGCCGGATCACCCTGCGCCGCCGCACCGGCGGCCACGACGCCGGCTGGCACCTGAAACTCCCCACCGCCGACGGCGCCCGCCTGGAGCTGCGGCTGCCGCTGGGCGACGAGGGGCCCGGCTCCTCCGCCACACAGAACTGCGCCGTTCCCGAGGAGCTGGTGACGCGGGTCCGCGCCTACGTCAGGGACGCCCCGCTCGCGCCGGTCGCCAGGCTGCGCACCGAACGTCGGCGCACCCTGCTGGAGGACGAGGGCGGGCGGACGCTCGCCGAACTGGCCGACGACACCGTGACGGCCGAGACGCTGGACCCCTCGGGCGCGGTACTGACGTCGGTGTCCTGGAACGAGGTCGAGGCCGAGCTGGTGGAGGGCGACACCGACCTGCTCGACGCGCTGGAGCGGCAGTTGCTGGCCGCCGGGCTGCGGCGCAGCGGCAGCGGGTCGAAGCTGGCACGGGCGCTCGGCGAACCGCCCCGCCAGGAACGGTCCACCCTCACCCCGGGATCGATCGGCGCGCTGCTGGGCGCGCTGCTGCGGCAGCAGGTCGACCAGCTGCTGGCCCTGGACGCCGAGGTCCGCGGGAACGCCCCCGACTCGGTCCACCAGATGCGGATCACCGCCCGTCGTCTGCGCAGCACGCTCCGCGTGCACGAACGCCTGCTGCGGCTGCCGGCGGTGGCCGGGCTGGAGGAGGAACTGCGCTGGCTCGGCCACACGCTTGGCGCGGCGCGCGACCGCGAGGTGCTGGGCGAGCGGCTGCTGGCCGAACTCGCCGAGCTTCCGGCGGAGGAGCGGCCCGGCCCGATGCGACGCCGTCTCGGCGCCTGGTCCCGGCGCGGCTACGCCGCGGCGTGGCGGCGGGCGGCCAAGGAGCTGGACGGCCCCCGCTACTTCGCCCTGCTCGACGCGCTCGACGCCGTGGCCGACCGCCCGCCGCTGCGCAAGCGGGCCTCCCGCCCGGCCACGACGGAGGTGCCGCGCCTGCTCACCCGCGAGCAGCGGCGCGCCTGCGGCCGGGTCGCCCACGCGCTGGCCCTGCCGCCGGGGCACGAACGCGACGAGGCCATGCACGCCGCCCGCCGCGCGTCCAAACGCGCCCGCTACGCGGGAGAGGGAGCGGCACAGCCGCGGTTCGCCGGCGCGATGAAGGCGGTGCAGGCGCTGCTCGGCGAACGCCAGGACGCGCTGCTCGCGGCGGAGGCCCTCCCGGCGATCGCCGCGGCGGCGACGGCGGCGGGCGAGTCCTCCTTCGGCTACGGCGTCCTCTACGCCCACGAACGCGCGGCGGTCGCCGCGGCAGAGGCCCAGGTCCCCGAACGCCACGCGGCGGCGCTGGCCGTTCGCGTGAAGTGAGGGCACATCCGGGCAGACGGCTCAGTTGCACGACCAGGCGCACGAGGACCTGCGCGAGCAACCACCCTGTGCGGATGGCCCTGTCCGATGAGGACCATCCGCACGCCGGTGGCTCGTCGCGCGGTTCCTCGCGCCCCTGAGTAGTGCAACCGGCCATAGTGCGAAACGCCGCTGTGGGGGGCCGACACATGTCGGAGCGTCCGCGTCCGCTCCTACCTTCCGGGTGGCCACTCCCCCACCCCAGGAGCCCGACATGTCCTTCCGTCTCGCGGCCCTCGCCGCAGCCTCCGCCTCCGTGCTGACCGTCGTCGGCCTGATCGCCCTGCCCGGTTCGGCCGCGGCCAACTCGGGTTCGTTCACCCAGGTGAGCAGCTTCGGCAGCAATCCCGGCAACCTCGCCATGTACGAGTACGCGCCCGCGGGCCTGCACGGCGGCGCGCCGCTCGTCGTCGCGCTGCACGGCTGCACGCAGACGGCCACGGACTACTACAACGACTCCGGATGGGCCGAACTCGCCGACCGCTACGGCTTCGCCGTCGTCTTCCCGCAGACCAGCAGCAGCAACAACTCGCTGTCCTGCTTCTCCTGGTTCGACTCGACCAAGGACACCCGCGGCAACGGCGAGGCCGCGTCCGTGAAGTCGATGGTCGACCACGCCGTCGCGCAGTACGGCTCGGACGCCAAGCGCGTCTTCGTGACCGGCCTGTCCGCCGGCGCGGGCATGACCGCGGACCTGCTGGCCGACTACCCGGACGTCTTCGCCGGCGGCTCGGTCGACTCCGGTCTGCCGGCCCAGTGCGCCACCTCGCAGAGCGCCGCGTCCGGGTGCCAGCAGAACAACCAGAACCTCACCCCCGCCCAGTGGGGCGACAAGGTCCGCAACTCCGACCCCGGCTACACCGGCCCGTGGCCGCGCGTCGCCGTCTGGCAGGGGACCTCCGACTACACCGTCTACCCGGTCAACGCGACCGAGCTCCGGGACCAGTGGACCAACGTCTGGGGCATCGGCCAGACCCCGAGCAGCACGCAGTCGCTCACCGGTGGGACCACCGAGAGCGTCTACGACGACGCGAACGGCAGACCGGCCGTCGAGGTGTACTCCATCTCCGGCATGGGCCACGGCCTCGCGGTCAACCCCGGTTCGGGGACCGCCCAGTGCGGTCAGACCGGCGCGTACTTCCTCAACACGATCTGCTCCTCCTACTACACCGCCCTCTTCTGGGGCCTGGACCAGACCGGCAGCCCGTCCGCCTCGTCCAGCCCCACCGCCTCGCCCAGCCCGACGCCCAGCAGCAGCCCCAGTACGAGCCCGAGCGGCAGCCCGACCGCCTCGCCCTCGCCGTCCGGTGGCTACACCCCCACCTGCTACACGGCCGCCAACTACTACCAGGTGACCGCGGGACGCGCCCACGACGTGGGCGGCATCGCCTACGCCAACGGCTCCAACGCGAGCCTGGGCCTGGACAACGTCTTCTACAGCCACACCCTGGAGGAGACCTCGGCCGGCTACTACGTCATCGCCGACTCCGGCTGCCCCGCCTAGCCGTCAGGCTCTCCCCCGGCTCCCGGACGATCAGTCCGAGCGCCTCCGCCAGCGCGGGTGCGAGCTCCAGCACCTGCAGCGGCGTCACCACCGCGCCGCGCAGCGCGTCGACGCCGTCGGCCGGATCCAGGCCGGCGGCCTCGCGCAGATCCACCTCCACGAGCTTCGCCTCGTGGAGGTGGATCCGCTCCAGACGGCTGCCGGGGAAGGAGCAGCCGGTCAATGCGGCCCCGGACAGGTCAACCTCGCGCAGCACGCAGTCGTGGAAGACGACCTCGTGGAGCTTGGCGCCACGCAGGTTGACCGAGTCGAACTTGCAGCCGTGGAAGACCACGCGCCGCAACGAGGCACTGTGGAACTCCAGCCCCGCGAGCACTCCGCCGATCGCCTCGACGTCCAGCCAGCCGCTCTCCGCGAGGTCGCAGCCGACCATGCGGACGCCCTGGAGCCAGACGTCGTTGAACCGGGCCCGGCGCAGCCGGACCGACTCGAACGACACGGCCGAGAGCGCCGCTTCGAGGAACCCGACGCCGTCGGCCCGCTCGTCCTCGAAGGAGGCGCCGTCGATGTGGACGGTGTCGAACGAGGCCTCCACCCCGAGCCCGCCGCCGGCGAAGCGGCGCAGGTGCGGGGCGAAGGGAAGGTCCGCGAGCTCGCGCGGGGCCGGGACGCGGGGCGGTTGTGGTGACGGCATGCCCGCAGGCTAGCCGCCCCCACCGACAACCCCCGGGAGCCTCCCGTCGCGCCCGGCCGCGCGTCCTCAGCCGTCGCTGCGCCTGCGGTGCAGCACGAAGCTCTCCAGCGGGGTGACCGCGCCGTCGGGCTGGCCGATGTTGTAGTAGGTGACGTGCATCCGGGTGGTGTCGCCGGGGTGGTTGCCGGGGTCGACCGTGAAGGCGGCGAAGCCGTAGGCGTGGTCGGCGTCGCGCGAGGCGGACCACGGGGTCTCCTCGAAGACGTAGACCGGGGGCCGCTTGCCGTTCG
This genomic interval from Streptacidiphilus rugosus AM-16 contains the following:
- a CDS encoding pentapeptide repeat-containing protein, with the translated sequence MPSPQPPRVPAPRELADLPFAPHLRRFAGGGLGVEASFDTVHIDGASFEDERADGVGFLEAALSAVSFESVRLRRARFNDVWLQGVRMVGCDLAESGWLDVEAIGGVLAGLEFHSASLRRVVFHGCKFDSVNLRGAKLHEVVFHDCVLREVDLSGAALTGCSFPGSRLERIHLHEAKLVEVDLREAAGLDPADGVDALRGAVVTPLQVLELAPALAEALGLIVREPGESLTARRGSRSRR
- a CDS encoding extracellular catalytic domain type 1 short-chain-length polyhydroxyalkanoate depolymerase codes for the protein MSFRLAALAAASASVLTVVGLIALPGSAAANSGSFTQVSSFGSNPGNLAMYEYAPAGLHGGAPLVVALHGCTQTATDYYNDSGWAELADRYGFAVVFPQTSSSNNSLSCFSWFDSTKDTRGNGEAASVKSMVDHAVAQYGSDAKRVFVTGLSAGAGMTADLLADYPDVFAGGSVDSGLPAQCATSQSAASGCQQNNQNLTPAQWGDKVRNSDPGYTGPWPRVAVWQGTSDYTVYPVNATELRDQWTNVWGIGQTPSSTQSLTGGTTESVYDDANGRPAVEVYSISGMGHGLAVNPGSGTAQCGQTGAYFLNTICSSYYTALFWGLDQTGSPSASSSPTASPSPTPSSSPSTSPSGSPTASPSPSGGYTPTCYTAANYYQVTAGRAHDVGGIAYANGSNASLGLDNVFYSHTLEETSAGYYVIADSGCPA
- a CDS encoding CYTH and CHAD domain-containing protein; this encodes MPGRKSAAPTPPVAHLERERKYESDAPGTPHVPVGADQLPGVARAVAAPAERLDAVYHDTPDRRLLARRITLRRRTGGHDAGWHLKLPTADGARLELRLPLGDEGPGSSATQNCAVPEELVTRVRAYVRDAPLAPVARLRTERRRTLLEDEGGRTLAELADDTVTAETLDPSGAVLTSVSWNEVEAELVEGDTDLLDALERQLLAAGLRRSGSGSKLARALGEPPRQERSTLTPGSIGALLGALLRQQVDQLLALDAEVRGNAPDSVHQMRITARRLRSTLRVHERLLRLPAVAGLEEELRWLGHTLGAARDREVLGERLLAELAELPAEERPGPMRRRLGAWSRRGYAAAWRRAAKELDGPRYFALLDALDAVADRPPLRKRASRPATTEVPRLLTREQRRACGRVAHALALPPGHERDEAMHAARRASKRARYAGEGAAQPRFAGAMKAVQALLGERQDALLAAEALPAIAAAATAAGESSFGYGVLYAHERAAVAAAEAQVPERHAAALAVRVK
- a CDS encoding YceI family protein; the protein is MTTTAITPALSGTYTIDPAHSRIGFVARHAMVTKVRGSFNAFNGAVTVDADKPEQSSVDLSIDVDSIDTRNADRDGHLRTNDFLDVANHPTITFRSTDARFDGETLELAGDLTVRGVTQPVTVPFSFEGSATDPFGNQRLGFEGQHAISRKDYGITWNAALETGGVLVSDKIVLEFEISLVKNTNNA
- a CDS encoding MarR family winged helix-turn-helix transcriptional regulator codes for the protein MTTSPETTPDPAETRWLSPEEQRVWRSFLRMQKELDAQLSRQMQTESELSMADFSVLVVLTDVPEGQARVLELARELQWEKSRLSHHLTRMVKRDLIARAECESDGRGSYVVITDAGRQAIRSAAPRHVELVRKLFFDPLGPEQLAHLGEISGRILGAMEGCPDALSDS
- a CDS encoding type II toxin-antitoxin system PemK/MazF family toxin; amino-acid sequence: MENPGRHGSTATLEVEPRGLGAVHTAYAPQHDGDPDPGEIVWTWVPFEENDGRGKDRPVLIVARERTGTLLAVQLTSKRHDRSTGDDVAEWVALGEGPWDGAGRDSWVNLERVFRVHAHGMRREAAALDRQRFGIVAERLHRLYGW